From Pandoraea vervacti, the proteins below share one genomic window:
- a CDS encoding neuraminidase-like domain-containing protein encodes MSDDIRGMYDVFARTRQRALTDFYLGQVVVRAEVAQGTPVTTEDLNHYQLLDHLVETAPTTSVVGELIASLQRYIHAVHAGEEPGFAEPLDTDDVARWRDWESRYDIWAGAEQLRSYPENYIDPTLRIRKSEFFRTLENDLGQARLNKDRARVAILSYLRAFEHVANLDVMSGYIDGSDRRDAPYYFIGRHKAVPGQYYWRKANVFLGEKQTRLSPTAWGEWQPIGAKMSDDVTHIRPVCVNGRLFVIWVERHERKLPPASGIRTSTWHFKLHYAFVDLNGLWAPATLISEIEADRDTDFRLIAIGVDAANPSESSMAVALIAKDDASLDSAHVWDALFNPIAPDAHLVTLRALATGRFASSLVLQNRFPNLEAVIDPKNLYVANIVATPEGKASPTDSRIASQLSLRANYFVTGSSERPSGNLEVTALCTAVVPEFKFRTGRLLLKVRDPIGGYRNVASLHMTKATDSRVDVVMQALHPHLVRAQIKMPSGNLIGATWDIYDPTPYKYFTLSGSDAERILNISEAAFHEGAGLSVNDLTILTLPPVDPHFRGDLLSGDTVPKFVEFSLSHEGVQSWRKILVANGGISVTSKHPLADAEKFEHTFSFGAVSPASWRNTYKVTLAEQVGDLPEIVNGTRGGQFLRFDEDDLSSKDVRLNTTFTGALIQRASISLERLLDWDAQTTEEPPFPDTPDTPEEIDFTGANGRYFWEIFFHLPHLVAYQLRAEMSYGDALVWLNYLFDPARPILAAKSETPRYWRVRPLVDDGDDSYEVAEPADPDAIAYSHPVHYRKRVFRDYVETLIEWGDMLYRQVSRDSLTEGKMLYVRAARMMGQAPDFKSAPHWTPASLRELDAQHDATRFAAIEAQITDDDLANLPPTPGGLLNAELLAHPAFRLPLNLDLLSLWETISSRLFNLRHHLTIDGKPLQLPLYDTPVSPFDLMRAQSGDGGLHRRDIGGGLLVLPFRFATILPHAQQAVQTLCQFGNLVRQYMEQGERAQQEEIAQQHVIEMSRFIIRTQEEMLTHAEAVRDSMLAARASAKMRHDWFKQMFDKDVSPMELSSTALLAAGQIYQTMVPIASLAAAIADSIPNIYGMATGGAQYGAVGHAAAKGMEVTSNSLTMGAQLLDRAEGFRRRRVEWAFQREMADAEIRMIDTQLAAQDVQIQASRTSLEQQTRAMAQAEEMYTFLTQTRGSRASLYRWLQSRMATLYFQAFDATTTLCQAAQAGWQYEVGDYETHFIEPGNWLDGYYGLTAGESLSLALLKMDSAFLHRRERQLVIKKNISLKAHLAATWDDDLQKLQRDGKLDFSLNSQVFDADHPGLYLRQLRRVSVTVPAVIGPYQTLNMTLTQLGSLLVIKPDIRAMRYVYNPADTEGSSQYVRHNLRMTPKVAVSTGLDDDGTGMRFLFDNDRYEPFERMGAISTWQIEFARPGVSPHKETLAAITDIVIHIEYTAADGGPTFAKEVEETFFDDVDADRRMS; translated from the coding sequence ATGAGCGACGACATCCGAGGCATGTACGACGTATTCGCCAGAACCCGCCAGCGTGCCCTGACCGACTTCTACCTCGGACAGGTAGTGGTGAGGGCAGAAGTCGCCCAGGGCACACCGGTCACGACCGAGGACCTCAACCACTATCAATTGCTCGACCATCTGGTCGAAACCGCGCCGACCACGTCGGTCGTCGGCGAATTGATTGCGTCGCTGCAACGCTACATTCACGCCGTTCACGCCGGCGAGGAACCCGGCTTCGCCGAGCCGCTCGATACGGACGACGTGGCGCGCTGGCGTGACTGGGAGTCGCGCTACGACATCTGGGCGGGCGCAGAGCAACTTCGCTCGTACCCTGAAAACTACATCGACCCGACACTACGCATTCGGAAAAGCGAGTTCTTCCGCACGCTGGAAAACGACCTGGGACAGGCCCGACTCAACAAGGATCGCGCGCGCGTGGCGATTCTTTCTTACCTGCGCGCCTTCGAACACGTGGCCAATCTCGACGTGATGAGCGGTTACATCGACGGCTCGGACCGGCGCGACGCACCTTACTACTTCATCGGTCGGCATAAGGCCGTGCCGGGACAGTATTACTGGCGCAAGGCCAACGTGTTCCTCGGCGAAAAGCAGACTCGTCTCAGTCCGACAGCGTGGGGCGAGTGGCAACCGATCGGGGCCAAAATGTCCGACGACGTCACGCACATTCGCCCCGTCTGCGTGAACGGCAGGCTCTTCGTCATATGGGTGGAGCGGCACGAAAGGAAATTGCCGCCGGCGTCCGGCATCCGCACATCGACCTGGCACTTCAAGCTGCACTACGCGTTCGTGGACCTGAACGGGCTCTGGGCGCCAGCAACGCTCATTAGCGAGATCGAAGCGGATCGCGACACCGACTTTCGTCTCATCGCTATCGGAGTCGATGCCGCAAATCCGAGCGAATCGTCGATGGCGGTGGCTCTCATCGCAAAGGACGACGCATCGCTCGACAGCGCCCACGTGTGGGACGCCCTGTTCAATCCCATTGCGCCCGACGCTCACCTCGTTACGCTTCGCGCGCTTGCCACCGGGCGCTTTGCCAGCTCGCTGGTTTTACAGAACCGCTTTCCGAATCTCGAAGCGGTCATCGACCCGAAGAACCTGTACGTTGCGAACATCGTCGCCACACCGGAGGGGAAGGCATCGCCGACCGATTCACGCATCGCATCGCAGTTGTCGCTTCGGGCAAATTACTTCGTGACGGGCAGCAGCGAGCGTCCGAGCGGCAACCTGGAAGTCACGGCGCTGTGTACGGCGGTCGTCCCCGAATTCAAATTCAGGACGGGCCGATTGTTGCTCAAGGTTCGCGATCCGATCGGCGGGTACCGGAACGTCGCGTCCCTGCACATGACAAAAGCCACCGACAGTCGCGTGGACGTCGTCATGCAGGCTCTGCACCCCCACCTGGTCAGGGCACAGATCAAGATGCCGTCCGGGAATCTGATCGGCGCGACCTGGGACATTTACGATCCCACGCCCTACAAGTACTTCACGCTAAGCGGTTCCGATGCCGAACGTATCCTGAACATCTCGGAAGCCGCATTTCACGAGGGGGCCGGACTGAGCGTCAATGATCTCACCATCCTCACGCTGCCACCGGTTGACCCCCACTTCCGTGGGGACCTCCTCAGCGGCGACACCGTGCCAAAGTTCGTGGAGTTTTCGCTCTCGCATGAGGGCGTTCAGTCGTGGCGGAAAATCCTGGTCGCCAATGGCGGCATCAGCGTAACGTCCAAGCACCCACTGGCAGACGCAGAGAAATTTGAACACACGTTCTCCTTCGGTGCGGTCTCGCCCGCCTCCTGGCGCAATACCTACAAGGTGACGCTGGCCGAACAGGTCGGCGATTTGCCCGAGATCGTCAATGGCACGCGTGGCGGCCAGTTCCTGAGGTTCGACGAAGACGATCTGTCGTCCAAAGACGTCCGCCTGAACACGACTTTTACGGGTGCGTTGATTCAGCGCGCTTCCATCTCCCTTGAACGCCTGCTCGACTGGGACGCGCAAACCACCGAAGAACCCCCGTTCCCCGACACTCCCGATACGCCTGAGGAAATCGACTTCACCGGGGCCAACGGACGCTATTTCTGGGAGATTTTCTTCCACTTGCCGCATTTGGTCGCCTATCAGCTCCGCGCCGAGATGAGCTATGGCGACGCACTCGTCTGGCTCAATTATCTTTTCGATCCAGCGCGCCCCATTCTTGCCGCGAAATCAGAAACGCCACGCTACTGGCGTGTGCGGCCGTTGGTGGACGACGGCGACGACAGCTACGAAGTGGCCGAGCCCGCCGACCCCGACGCCATCGCCTACAGCCACCCCGTGCACTACCGCAAACGCGTGTTTCGCGACTACGTGGAGACGCTGATCGAGTGGGGGGATATGCTTTACCGTCAAGTGTCGCGCGACAGTCTTACCGAAGGCAAAATGTTGTATGTCCGTGCCGCGCGGATGATGGGGCAGGCCCCCGACTTCAAAAGCGCGCCGCACTGGACGCCGGCGTCGCTCAGGGAGCTCGATGCACAGCACGACGCCACGCGTTTCGCCGCCATCGAGGCCCAGATCACCGACGACGACCTTGCGAATCTCCCCCCGACACCTGGGGGCTTGCTGAACGCAGAACTTCTCGCGCATCCGGCATTCCGTCTACCGCTCAACCTCGACCTGCTCTCGCTTTGGGAAACGATTTCGTCGCGACTGTTCAACCTCCGGCATCACCTGACCATCGATGGCAAACCACTGCAGCTGCCGCTTTACGACACGCCGGTTTCGCCGTTCGATCTCATGCGGGCGCAGTCGGGAGACGGCGGCTTGCATCGTCGCGACATCGGTGGCGGGTTGTTGGTGCTGCCGTTCCGGTTCGCCACGATCCTCCCGCACGCCCAGCAGGCCGTCCAGACGCTATGCCAATTCGGCAATCTGGTGCGGCAGTACATGGAGCAGGGGGAGCGCGCACAGCAAGAAGAAATCGCCCAGCAGCACGTGATCGAAATGTCGCGCTTCATCATTCGTACTCAGGAGGAGATGCTCACCCACGCCGAAGCGGTGCGCGATTCGATGCTCGCGGCTCGCGCGAGCGCGAAGATGCGCCATGACTGGTTCAAGCAAATGTTCGACAAGGACGTGTCGCCGATGGAACTCTCGTCCACCGCGCTACTCGCCGCCGGGCAGATCTATCAGACCATGGTCCCCATCGCTTCGCTCGCAGCAGCCATCGCCGATTCCATTCCCAACATCTACGGGATGGCCACTGGCGGCGCCCAGTATGGCGCAGTCGGCCACGCCGCTGCCAAAGGAATGGAAGTCACTTCGAATTCCCTGACGATGGGCGCCCAGTTGCTCGATCGCGCCGAGGGGTTCCGGCGTCGCCGGGTCGAATGGGCCTTTCAGCGCGAGATGGCAGATGCCGAGATACGCATGATCGACACCCAACTTGCCGCACAGGACGTGCAAATTCAGGCAAGCCGTACGTCGCTCGAGCAGCAGACCCGCGCCATGGCGCAAGCCGAGGAAATGTACACGTTCCTCACGCAGACGCGCGGAAGCCGGGCCTCGCTCTATCGCTGGCTGCAAAGTCGCATGGCAACCCTCTACTTTCAGGCTTTCGACGCCACGACCACGCTGTGTCAGGCCGCACAGGCCGGATGGCAGTACGAAGTCGGCGATTATGAAACGCATTTCATCGAGCCCGGCAACTGGCTCGACGGCTATTACGGACTGACCGCCGGAGAATCTCTGTCGCTCGCCCTGCTCAAGATGGATTCAGCATTCCTGCATCGCCGGGAGCGTCAGTTGGTCATCAAGAAGAATATCTCGCTCAAAGCGCACCTTGCGGCGACATGGGATGACGATCTTCAGAAATTGCAGAGGGACGGCAAGCTCGATTTCTCGCTCAACAGCCAAGTCTTCGACGCCGACCATCCCGGGCTCTATCTGCGGCAATTGCGACGGGTCTCGGTAACCGTCCCCGCAGTGATCGGGCCGTATCAGACACTGAACATGACGCTCACCCAACTGGGTAGCCTGCTCGTGATCAAGCCCGACATCAGGGCGATGCGCTACGTCTATAACCCTGCCGATACGGAAGGCAGTTCTCAGTATGTCCGGCACAACCTTCGCATGACGCCCAAGGTGGCGGTAAGTACCGGCCTCGACGACGACGGCACCGGCATGCGCTTTCTCTTCGACAACGATCGTTACGAGCCCTTCGAACGAATGGGGGCCATCTCGACATGGCAAATCGAGTTCGCACGCCCCGGCGTGTCGCCACATAAAGAAACGCTGGCCGCGATTACCGACATCGTCATTCATATCGAGTACACCGCAGCGGATGGTGGTCCGACCTTCGCGAAGGAAGTTGAAGAGACGTTTTTCGACGATGTCGATGCCGATCGGAGGATGTCGTGA